A genomic stretch from Candidatus Binataceae bacterium includes:
- a CDS encoding PqiC family protein encodes MMTRTMVTPATGTVAPTCLAQKAALAAALCIMVSALMAVTGCTSAPPKFYSLSSTSTPIGLAPANLAVLVGPISIPAGVDRPEFVVQDGGNKVDIEEFNRWSAPLNDSIAKVVAGDLSALLGTPDVATAPLANFNAAYRVTIDVQRFDSIRGQGAVLDAVWVVRKANGATQTGRTVAHETVQGDSFDALAAAHSRALARMSADIATAIRAEDSQTAEQKSAESAG; translated from the coding sequence ATGATGACGAGAACCATGGTTACACCCGCCACAGGAACCGTCGCGCCCACCTGTTTAGCACAAAAGGCGGCGCTGGCCGCCGCCCTCTGTATTATGGTGAGTGCCTTGATGGCAGTCACGGGATGCACGTCGGCACCGCCCAAATTCTATTCGCTAAGCTCGACGTCGACGCCCATTGGGCTAGCGCCGGCAAACCTGGCGGTGCTGGTCGGACCGATTTCGATCCCGGCTGGGGTGGACCGGCCGGAATTCGTGGTCCAGGACGGCGGAAACAAGGTGGATATCGAGGAATTCAACCGCTGGTCGGCGCCGCTTAACGACAGCATCGCCAAGGTGGTGGCCGGAGACCTTTCGGCGCTGTTGGGCACGCCCGACGTGGCGACTGCGCCCCTGGCCAATTTCAACGCGGCCTATCGAGTCACGATCGATGTTCAGCGCTTCGACTCGATTCGCGGTCAGGGTGCAGTGCTCGATGCGGTTTGGGTAGTGCGCAAAGCCAACGGCGCCACCCAAACGGGCCGCACGGTGGCACACGAAACCGTACAGGGAGACAGCTTCGATGCGCTCGCCGCCGCGCACAGCCGCGCCCTGGCCAGGATGAGTGCCGACATCGCAACGGCGATACGCGCCGAGGATTCGCAAACCGCGGAGCAGAAATCCGCAGAGTCCGCGGGCTAG
- the recN gene encoding DNA repair protein RecN, which yields MLHELRIHNFAIIQEATLEFGPGLNILSGETGAGKTIVLTALGLLLGGRGSPDMIRSGEMDATVEAMFALEGEAALEGFPDRDLAQRELLVRRVIAEGGRSRVTIDGDLATVQNLGRIGAALVQVYGQHEQQSLLRPESHREILDRYAQLKPELSKYRQAWDRATSLQARLDELNRRERERADLLDLARFRISELEKAALGAGEDEALAAERSVLANATKLARAASEAEAMLYGAEGAAVDAVGGAQACLVEAERLDAKLKEPLEMIRAARINLEEAAHMLSGYAQKIEADPARLEQVEARIQELNQLKRKYGGSLGSVIATLERSRIEIAELEGVTESKAQAQRELTEALEGLVERAVQLTAHRKQAAADLERRMEAELKTLGMRAPVFEPRLGVLNGEEGSFTHREIALGPAGADTVEYYIAPNLGQPAMPLARIASGGELSRVMLALKRLEAQRRGIASMIFDEVDAGIGGAVATVVGRKLKQLAKFHQILCVTHLPQIAAFADRHFVVEKEERRGSTRSRVTLLDEERRAHEIARMLGGEGSSDKFLRAARELLERAQDKKELQTGEGGGR from the coding sequence ATGCTGCACGAGCTCAGGATCCACAATTTCGCGATCATCCAGGAAGCAACGCTCGAATTTGGTCCGGGGCTGAATATCCTGTCCGGCGAGACGGGCGCCGGTAAGACTATCGTTCTAACCGCGCTCGGGTTACTGCTGGGCGGGCGAGGCTCCCCGGACATGATCCGCTCGGGCGAGATGGACGCGACGGTCGAAGCGATGTTTGCGCTGGAAGGCGAGGCCGCGCTTGAGGGGTTTCCGGATCGCGACTTGGCGCAGCGCGAACTCCTGGTGCGTAGAGTTATCGCGGAAGGTGGACGATCGAGGGTTACCATCGACGGCGACCTGGCCACCGTGCAGAACCTGGGACGCATCGGCGCGGCGCTCGTACAGGTCTATGGTCAGCACGAACAGCAATCACTGCTGCGTCCGGAGAGTCATCGCGAAATCCTGGACCGCTACGCGCAGCTTAAACCAGAGCTTTCCAAGTATCGCCAAGCGTGGGATAGGGCGACCAGTTTGCAGGCGCGCCTGGATGAATTGAACCGGCGGGAGCGCGAGCGCGCCGATCTGCTCGATCTCGCGCGGTTTCGCATTTCGGAGCTGGAGAAGGCCGCACTCGGAGCGGGAGAGGACGAGGCCCTGGCCGCCGAAAGAAGTGTCTTGGCGAATGCGACCAAACTCGCACGGGCGGCGAGCGAGGCGGAAGCGATGCTCTACGGCGCCGAAGGTGCGGCGGTCGACGCGGTCGGCGGCGCGCAAGCGTGCCTGGTCGAAGCCGAGCGGCTCGATGCAAAGCTTAAGGAACCCCTCGAGATGATTCGCGCCGCGCGTATCAACCTCGAGGAGGCCGCACACATGCTGTCCGGATACGCGCAAAAGATCGAAGCAGATCCGGCCCGCCTGGAGCAGGTCGAAGCACGAATCCAGGAACTCAACCAGCTAAAGCGCAAGTACGGCGGTTCGCTCGGAAGCGTGATCGCAACCCTGGAACGCTCACGCATAGAAATCGCCGAGCTGGAGGGGGTCACCGAGTCGAAGGCGCAGGCGCAACGCGAACTGACGGAGGCGCTTGAGGGACTCGTCGAGCGGGCGGTCCAGCTGACCGCACATCGCAAACAAGCGGCGGCGGATTTAGAACGCCGGATGGAAGCTGAATTGAAGACGCTTGGAATGCGCGCGCCCGTCTTCGAACCGCGACTGGGCGTGCTGAACGGGGAAGAAGGCTCCTTCACGCATCGCGAAATTGCACTCGGTCCGGCAGGTGCCGACACAGTGGAATACTACATCGCGCCTAATCTCGGGCAGCCTGCAATGCCGCTCGCGCGGATTGCGTCGGGCGGAGAGCTGTCGCGCGTGATGCTCGCATTGAAACGGTTGGAAGCACAGAGGCGCGGAATAGCGAGCATGATTTTTGACGAAGTTGATGCGGGAATCGGCGGTGCGGTCGCCACCGTGGTCGGGCGCAAACTCAAGCAGCTCGCGAAATTTCATCAGATTCTGTGCGTAACCCATCTCCCGCAAATCGCCGCGTTCGCGGATCGCCATTTCGTAGTTGAAAAGGAGGAGCGCCGCGGCTCAACTAGGAGCAGGGTCACACTGCTCGACGAAGAGCGCCGCGCGCATGAGATTGCGCGCATGCTCGGAGGCGAAGGGAGCAGTGATAAATTCCTGCGCGCCGCCAGAGAACTGCTAGAGCGCGCACAAGACAAGAAAGAGCTTCAGACCGGAGAAGGGGGCGGAAGGTAA
- a CDS encoding AAA family ATPase, translating into MRCSKCGAENPDRAKFCEECASPFTRRCLSCGSENSPTAKFCIECAKPLKAETVQAAPSASSGRQQGGGERRHLTVVFSDLVNSTAIAAHLDPEEWREILAWYHRVMGDAVAQFGGEVAQYLGDGVLAFFGYPQAHDDDAERAVRASLAILDAISETNHAPAGNHKVELAVRVGVHSGQVVLDEGRQGISAFGDVPNIASRVQTAAAPNTILITASVLQLVSGLFVVEDGGTQTLKGVPEPVQLYGVLRSSGVRGRLRTSASRGLTPFVGRNDELRLLMNRWELAREGEGQVVLITGEAGIGKSRLVRRFQERLSGSSHRWIQTEFSPYLQQTTFASTSDVIRQGFDWRGTESVAEKLDRLDENIALAGLKPAEAVPLIAPLLNLPVADKYPPLLLSPGQQRKRLLATLIGLLFGTTRAQPLVLVLEDLQWSDPSSLELQQLTVEQNATVPMLLLYTARPEFRASWPMRAHHTQITLNRLSRSQMREMVTRVAALEVLPKDVLDSVVERTDGVPLFAEELTLAVLEGGSAEAVRAIPATLQDSLMARLDRLGPAKDVAQVASVIGREFSYELLHAVSPMAEDELQSALTRLGEAELVYTRGIPPEASYQFKHALVQDAAYEALLKSRRRQLHRRVAETLAEKFPEAAVTRPELLALHWTEAGAAEPAIAAWRKAGRQALRRFANAEALADFARALEVLNNLPESVGRDGEELGLQMLLTTPLIATKGYTSPEVEKAYYRARDLSQRTDDTPHLSSILGGLTSIYINRRELPTALELANQMLSLAERKEDPVGLVWSHHALGVIFGDLSDFLSSRNHFEKSIAHYNFQARRSYGWVQDPGACGLSRLAGVLHALGYPEQAFEKHRQAMDWARRLGDPYTLQWVLNDASHLHLLRGEFQSAIEASEEGIAICRMRGFQSALLAAIALRALALAHVGRNDEGIAQILQIWDRAEGKRDRGFYYISFLAAEAYWKSGQAIQGLKALADAQAPWNEVRLQAGRLRLKANLLVLLEDAARVSEAEQLFRSAIQIERNCAAKWPELLSTTALARLLRDTGRPGEARTMLAEIYNWFTEGFDTADLKDAKALLDELN; encoded by the coding sequence ATGCGCTGTTCGAAGTGCGGAGCTGAAAATCCGGACCGGGCGAAATTCTGCGAGGAATGTGCCTCTCCGTTCACGCGTCGATGTCTGTCATGCGGCTCAGAGAATTCGCCAACGGCGAAGTTCTGCATCGAGTGCGCGAAGCCGCTGAAAGCGGAAACTGTCCAAGCTGCGCCAAGTGCCAGCAGTGGGCGGCAACAAGGAGGCGGTGAACGGCGACATCTCACGGTCGTCTTCTCCGACCTGGTGAACTCGACTGCAATCGCCGCTCATCTGGATCCTGAGGAGTGGCGTGAGATCCTGGCCTGGTATCATCGAGTCATGGGCGACGCGGTTGCTCAATTCGGCGGCGAGGTTGCGCAATACCTCGGTGACGGGGTGTTGGCTTTCTTCGGCTATCCGCAAGCGCATGACGATGACGCCGAGCGCGCGGTCCGTGCCAGTCTCGCGATCCTCGACGCGATCTCCGAAACCAACCACGCGCCTGCCGGAAATCACAAGGTTGAGCTCGCCGTACGGGTCGGCGTTCATAGCGGGCAAGTGGTGCTGGATGAAGGGCGACAGGGGATCAGCGCATTCGGCGACGTGCCCAACATCGCGTCCCGCGTGCAGACGGCCGCCGCGCCGAACACAATCTTGATAACCGCCTCGGTGCTTCAACTCGTATCCGGGTTGTTCGTGGTTGAAGATGGTGGGACACAAACCCTCAAAGGCGTGCCCGAACCGGTTCAACTCTACGGCGTGTTGCGCTCGAGCGGGGTCCGCGGGCGTCTGCGTACTTCAGCTTCGCGCGGCCTGACACCATTCGTCGGCCGCAATGATGAGCTGCGCTTGCTGATGAATCGATGGGAACTGGCGCGCGAGGGTGAGGGTCAGGTGGTATTGATCACAGGCGAGGCGGGCATCGGCAAGTCGCGCCTGGTGCGACGGTTTCAAGAGCGGCTGTCCGGTTCGTCGCACAGGTGGATCCAGACAGAATTTTCGCCCTATTTGCAGCAAACCACTTTTGCATCGACTTCCGACGTGATCCGCCAGGGTTTCGACTGGCGTGGCACTGAGTCGGTCGCGGAGAAGCTTGATCGGCTCGACGAGAACATCGCCTTGGCCGGACTGAAGCCCGCCGAGGCGGTGCCGTTGATCGCGCCGCTGCTGAATCTGCCGGTGGCCGACAAGTACCCCCCACTGCTGCTCTCGCCCGGGCAGCAACGCAAGCGGCTGCTCGCCACGCTCATCGGGTTGCTTTTCGGCACGACACGTGCCCAGCCCCTCGTTTTGGTGCTGGAAGACCTCCAGTGGTCTGACCCCTCGAGCCTCGAGCTTCAGCAATTGACCGTCGAACAGAACGCGACTGTGCCGATGTTGCTGCTGTATACGGCGCGGCCGGAGTTCCGCGCGTCCTGGCCGATGCGTGCCCATCACACGCAGATCACGCTCAACCGCCTGAGCCGCTCGCAGATGCGCGAGATGGTTACGCGAGTCGCCGCCCTCGAGGTGCTTCCTAAGGATGTGCTCGATTCCGTGGTCGAACGCACCGATGGCGTCCCGCTGTTCGCAGAGGAACTGACGCTTGCGGTGCTGGAGGGCGGCAGTGCTGAGGCCGTGCGCGCGATTCCGGCGACCCTGCAAGACTCGCTGATGGCGCGGCTCGACCGTCTGGGGCCCGCCAAAGACGTAGCACAAGTCGCTTCTGTGATAGGTCGCGAGTTCTCCTACGAACTGCTCCACGCAGTCTCGCCAATGGCTGAAGACGAGTTGCAGTCGGCGCTCACCAGGCTCGGCGAAGCGGAATTGGTCTACACGCGTGGGATTCCGCCCGAGGCTAGCTACCAGTTCAAGCATGCACTCGTGCAAGATGCTGCTTACGAAGCGCTGCTAAAGAGCCGCCGAAGGCAATTGCATCGCCGCGTTGCCGAGACGCTTGCCGAAAAGTTCCCGGAGGCCGCAGTTACGCGACCAGAACTCCTCGCCTTGCATTGGACTGAGGCGGGGGCCGCAGAGCCTGCCATTGCGGCCTGGCGAAAAGCGGGAAGGCAAGCGCTGCGACGATTCGCCAATGCCGAAGCACTGGCCGATTTCGCCAGGGCACTCGAGGTCCTGAACAACCTGCCCGAGAGCGTCGGCCGAGACGGAGAGGAGCTCGGCCTTCAGATGCTGTTGACGACTCCGCTGATTGCGACAAAGGGCTATACCTCGCCTGAAGTCGAGAAAGCCTACTATCGCGCCAGAGATCTCAGCCAGCGGACCGATGATACCCCGCATCTCTCTTCGATTTTGGGAGGTTTGACTTCCATCTACATCAATCGCAGAGAGCTGCCAACGGCTTTGGAACTCGCGAACCAAATGTTGAGCTTGGCAGAAAGAAAGGAGGACCCGGTCGGGCTGGTTTGGTCCCACCATGCATTAGGGGTGATTTTTGGAGACTTAAGTGACTTCTTGTCATCACGTAACCACTTTGAAAAAAGCATTGCTCACTACAACTTTCAGGCGCGACGGTCTTATGGTTGGGTTCAGGATCCTGGAGCATGCGGATTGAGCCGGTTGGCCGGTGTTCTTCATGCGCTTGGCTATCCTGAGCAGGCTTTCGAGAAGCACCGCCAGGCGATGGATTGGGCGCGAAGGCTCGGCGACCCGTACACTCTCCAGTGGGTCCTAAACGACGCCAGTCATCTGCACTTGCTACGCGGCGAATTCCAATCGGCGATAGAAGCGTCAGAAGAGGGGATTGCAATCTGTAGGATGCGTGGGTTCCAGTCTGCGTTGCTCGCAGCGATTGCACTCAGAGCATTGGCATTGGCGCACGTTGGTCGGAATGACGAGGGGATCGCGCAGATACTTCAGATATGGGACAGGGCGGAAGGCAAGAGAGATAGAGGTTTCTACTACATCTCATTTTTGGCCGCTGAGGCGTACTGGAAGTCTGGGCAAGCTATCCAAGGGCTCAAGGCGCTCGCAGATGCGCAAGCCCCTTGGAACGAGGTTAGGCTTCAGGCGGGGAGATTGCGACTCAAAGCGAATTTGCTCGTGCTACTCGAAGATGCCGCGAGGGTGTCGGAGGCTGAGCAGCTCTTCCGTTCGGCGATTCAGATCGAACGCAATTGCGCGGCGAAGTGGCCCGAGC
- a CDS encoding phytanoyl-CoA dioxygenase family protein, which yields MEQETIQHLPASCSGDDVAAALSADGAVIVDSVIAPGFIDELNAELTPWIDRTSPGPDSFSGKNTRRTGALVARSQKCRELVMHPLALGTCKKFLAHATSFQLHLTQVIAIGPGEPAQAIHRDQWAFDFFRFPRGFEVQCNTIWAMSDFTALNGATRVIRGSNRFDDKLRFKEDDTVAAEMTKGSVLFYSGSVYHGGGANRSGDTRVGINITYNLSWLRQEENQYLAVPLEIARTLPVELLRLMGYQRGAYALGYVGNLLDPIQIVRPDLPAGVGYPQSSSEKLKQQGRELRSSAKS from the coding sequence ATGGAACAGGAAACGATACAGCATCTGCCCGCATCATGCTCCGGCGATGACGTCGCCGCCGCTTTGAGCGCGGATGGCGCCGTGATTGTCGATTCGGTCATCGCGCCCGGCTTCATCGATGAACTAAACGCGGAGCTAACGCCCTGGATCGACCGAACCAGTCCCGGCCCTGACTCCTTTTCCGGCAAGAATACGCGGCGGACCGGCGCTCTGGTCGCGCGTTCGCAGAAATGCCGCGAACTGGTGATGCATCCGCTGGCGCTGGGTACCTGCAAGAAATTTCTCGCCCACGCGACCAGCTTTCAGCTTCATCTCACCCAAGTGATCGCTATCGGCCCGGGCGAACCGGCGCAGGCTATCCACCGGGACCAATGGGCATTCGACTTCTTCAGGTTTCCACGAGGGTTCGAAGTCCAGTGCAATACGATCTGGGCGATGAGCGACTTCACCGCACTGAACGGCGCCACCCGGGTAATTCGCGGAAGCAATCGATTTGATGACAAACTGCGCTTCAAAGAGGACGACACCGTTGCTGCCGAGATGACCAAAGGCTCGGTCCTCTTTTACAGCGGCAGCGTCTATCACGGCGGCGGCGCCAATCGTTCCGGCGACACGCGCGTCGGAATCAACATCACCTACAACCTCTCGTGGCTGCGTCAGGAAGAGAATCAATATCTCGCCGTGCCGCTGGAAATCGCGCGCACCCTGCCGGTGGAACTGCTCCGACTGATGGGTTATCAACGCGGTGCATACGCGCTGGGCTACGTGGGCAACCTGCTCGATCCAATCCAGATCGTGCGCCCGGACCTTCCCGCGGGCGTCGGCTACCCGCAAAGCAGCAGCGAGAAGCTCAAACAACAGGGGCGCGAACTACGCTCATCCGCAAAGAGCTAA
- a CDS encoding MlaD family protein, which yields MADERTTLPSVPQSRGVSRKRTRLSVVWIIPIVAAAIGVWVAVTRILSEGPEITITFVSAEGLEAGKTKISYKGVDVGTITKIRLSEDHMRVIANAQMAPKTEDFLSDDTQFWVVRPRISGANVTGLGTLISGSYIGMEIGNSKVSKREFIALDTPPVVTEGVPGRFFVLKTSSLGSLDIGTPLFFRHLQVGQIASYNLDKSGRNFTIRVFVKAPYDQYVNPNTRFWQASGIDVQLSASGLTVRTESLLSILIGGVAFETPVDSEVLSPADAETVFTLYYSRAEAYEPPPQHPQTYQVIFKESVRGLLPGAPVEFRGIKIGQVTDVRAQIDFKTAQFSIPVTIELDPVRLGVQVISQAPPAELEAARRRLIDSLVAHGVRAQLRSGNLLTGASLVAFDFFPGARPVSVDWSQRPVQLPTIPGDLQTTERKVEDIVDKVDQMPFTEIGNELKNALGQLNLTLVSARGTLNTADTMISPDSAQAQELSSTLMEISRMARSLRVLADYLEQHPEALIRGKPGEPK from the coding sequence ATGGCTGATGAGCGCACAACGCTCCCTAGCGTACCGCAATCGAGAGGCGTGTCGCGCAAGCGGACCCGGCTCTCGGTGGTTTGGATTATCCCGATTGTGGCGGCGGCTATCGGGGTCTGGGTTGCGGTTACAAGAATTCTGAGCGAGGGTCCGGAAATTACCATCACATTCGTATCCGCCGAGGGACTCGAAGCAGGTAAAACCAAGATCAGCTACAAGGGTGTCGACGTCGGCACCATCACCAAGATTCGTCTCTCCGAAGACCACATGCGCGTCATCGCTAACGCCCAGATGGCGCCGAAAACCGAGGACTTTCTCAGCGACGATACGCAGTTCTGGGTGGTAAGGCCGCGCATTTCGGGGGCAAACGTTACCGGACTCGGCACGCTGATCTCCGGCTCCTACATCGGGATGGAGATCGGGAACTCCAAGGTGAGCAAACGCGAGTTCATCGCACTGGACACGCCGCCGGTGGTGACCGAAGGCGTGCCAGGCCGATTCTTCGTGCTCAAAACGTCGAGCCTGGGTTCGCTCGACATCGGTACGCCGCTGTTCTTTCGTCATCTGCAGGTCGGCCAAATCGCCTCGTACAACCTCGACAAAAGCGGCAGGAATTTCACCATCCGGGTCTTCGTCAAGGCTCCTTACGATCAGTACGTCAATCCGAACACGCGATTCTGGCAGGCGAGCGGGATAGATGTGCAGCTATCGGCCAGTGGGCTCACCGTAAGGACCGAGTCGCTCCTCTCGATCCTGATAGGCGGGGTCGCGTTCGAGACTCCAGTTGATTCCGAGGTCTTGTCTCCGGCCGACGCCGAGACAGTTTTTACTCTGTACTACAGCCGCGCGGAGGCGTACGAGCCTCCGCCCCAACACCCGCAAACCTATCAAGTGATCTTCAAGGAGTCGGTAAGGGGACTCCTTCCCGGCGCACCAGTCGAGTTTCGGGGCATCAAGATCGGCCAGGTGACCGACGTTCGCGCCCAGATCGATTTTAAAACCGCGCAATTCTCGATCCCGGTAACGATCGAGCTTGATCCAGTGCGGCTGGGCGTTCAGGTCATCAGTCAGGCGCCGCCGGCCGAACTGGAAGCTGCGCGGCGCAGGTTGATCGATAGCTTGGTTGCGCATGGGGTGCGGGCGCAACTTCGATCCGGGAATCTGCTGACCGGCGCCTCGCTGGTCGCATTCGATTTCTTCCCGGGCGCGAGGCCGGTAAGCGTGGACTGGTCGCAGAGACCAGTCCAGCTGCCGACCATACCGGGTGACCTGCAGACCACTGAGCGGAAGGTCGAAGATATCGTGGACAAGGTTGACCAGATGCCGTTTACCGAGATCGGAAACGAGCTCAAAAATGCGCTGGGCCAATTGAACCTCACTCTGGTCAGCGCGCGCGGGACGTTGAACACTGCTGACACGATGATTTCGCCCGATTCAGCGCAAGCCCAGGAGCTGAGCAGCACGCTGATGGAGATCAGCCGCATGGCGCGATCGCTGCGAGTGCTTGCGGACTACCTCGAGCAACATCCGGAAGCGCTCATTCGCGGCAAGCCGGGGGAGCCAAAGTGA
- a CDS encoding paraquat-inducible protein A — translation MSRSNEFYNRPVADLSLVSCHNCDLLQRLPPLASGGSARCPRCNEEIRRRREDSLHRTLALAIAAALLYVVANSVPMLGLTVVGREASTTVFGGAMQLWADRRDTVSALVLFTAMIAPALQIGFMLAIVLGALRESPRRWVGVLLRHHRLTRIWSMIEVMMLGVLVALTKIADYATVVPGLALFVLGALVFVLAAMQSGFDPDEVWERIEWAADADVASEAAGTVLPQA, via the coding sequence GTGAGTCGATCCAACGAATTCTACAATCGTCCCGTCGCCGACCTCTCTCTTGTAAGCTGCCACAATTGCGATCTTTTGCAGCGCCTTCCGCCTCTGGCATCGGGTGGCTCAGCACGCTGTCCGCGTTGCAATGAAGAAATCCGTCGTCGTCGCGAGGATTCGCTGCATCGGACGCTCGCGCTCGCGATCGCGGCAGCGCTGCTCTACGTCGTCGCAAACTCGGTTCCGATGCTTGGGCTGACCGTAGTCGGCAGGGAGGCATCGACGACGGTGTTCGGCGGCGCCATGCAGCTGTGGGCCGACAGACGCGACACCGTCTCCGCGCTGGTGCTCTTCACCGCGATGATCGCTCCCGCACTGCAAATCGGTTTCATGCTGGCCATCGTTCTGGGAGCATTGCGCGAATCACCACGCCGCTGGGTCGGGGTTCTGTTACGGCACCATCGTCTTACGAGGATCTGGAGCATGATCGAGGTAATGATGCTGGGCGTACTCGTTGCGCTGACCAAAATCGCAGACTATGCGACCGTGGTGCCCGGGCTCGCCCTGTTTGTGCTAGGGGCCCTGGTGTTTGTGCTGGCGGCCATGCAGTCCGGGTTCGATCCTGACGAAGTATGGGAACGGATCGAGTGGGCGGCCGATGCGGACGTGGCTAGCGAGGCGGCAGGAACGGTGTTGCCGCAGGCGTAG
- a CDS encoding paraquat-inducible protein A, whose amino-acid sequence MSAAPSTAMQHGLQNCGACGLLSLPAPGVEKGHCPRCAEPVAFRKRDSIQRTWAFVIAAAICYIPANVLPVLTTTTATGTDSDTILQGVILLWSPTGWPLSLIVLIASIIIPSAKIAVMAYLLVTVQRGSIRNNEQRIRLFRTVEFIGRWSMVDVFVDTFTAALVQLQPLMSVEPGPGLFFFAMVVVLTMLAVESFDPRLIWDAASEQGVHYG is encoded by the coding sequence ATGAGCGCCGCCCCCAGCACCGCGATGCAACATGGGCTGCAAAACTGCGGCGCGTGCGGACTGCTTTCGCTGCCCGCGCCGGGCGTGGAGAAAGGGCACTGCCCCCGGTGCGCGGAACCGGTCGCTTTTCGCAAGCGCGATAGCATCCAGCGGACCTGGGCCTTCGTGATCGCCGCGGCGATCTGCTACATCCCGGCCAACGTTCTCCCGGTTTTGACCACTACCACCGCTACTGGCACCGATTCCGACACGATCTTGCAGGGGGTGATATTGCTGTGGTCGCCGACCGGGTGGCCGTTGTCGCTGATCGTCCTGATCGCAAGCATCATCATCCCGAGCGCGAAGATCGCCGTGATGGCGTATTTGCTCGTCACCGTGCAACGCGGTTCGATCCGGAATAACGAACAGCGCATAAGGCTCTTTCGAACCGTCGAATTCATCGGGCGGTGGTCGATGGTGGATGTTTTCGTCGACACCTTCACGGCGGCCTTGGTGCAGCTTCAGCCGCTGATGTCAGTTGAGCCGGGGCCCGGATTGTTTTTCTTCGCGATGGTCGTGGTGCTGACGATGCTGGCGGTCGAGTCTTTCGATCCCCGCCTGATTTGGGACGCGGCCAGCGAACAAGGAGTTCATTATGGCTGA
- a CDS encoding enoyl-CoA hydratase, whose product MKTFDHIVYETPAEHVARIVLNRVQTRNSQDTHFLYELNDAFDVAAQDDDIKVIVLAANGPHFSSGHDLRERNGVEALRNHKTVGTWCGFACAGAEAQMSREKELYLGLSERWRNIPKPTIAAVQGRCIMGGLMLIWPCDIIIASEDAQFVDHAVSFGVGGVEYFAHPWEMGARKAKEFLFTGEWMSAAEAHRLGMINHLVPLDQLQEAALAMAKKIATKPMFALKLAKESVNAMEDVQGRTNAMQTSFALHQLAHTHNLKLFNMLMDPSGLPPETARTIGLSAEPKR is encoded by the coding sequence ATGAAGACTTTCGACCACATCGTTTACGAAACCCCGGCCGAGCACGTTGCCCGCATCGTCCTCAACCGGGTCCAGACCCGAAATTCGCAGGACACTCACTTTCTCTACGAGCTCAACGACGCCTTTGATGTCGCGGCGCAGGACGACGACATCAAAGTGATCGTTCTGGCCGCCAATGGACCCCATTTTTCTTCGGGACATGATCTGCGCGAACGCAACGGTGTCGAAGCCTTGCGCAACCACAAGACCGTCGGCACGTGGTGCGGCTTCGCATGCGCCGGCGCCGAGGCGCAGATGTCCCGCGAGAAGGAGCTCTATCTCGGTCTTAGCGAGCGGTGGCGCAATATTCCCAAACCCACCATCGCGGCCGTGCAGGGCCGCTGCATCATGGGCGGACTGATGCTCATCTGGCCATGCGACATCATCATTGCCAGTGAAGATGCTCAGTTCGTCGATCATGCGGTCAGCTTCGGCGTTGGAGGGGTTGAGTATTTCGCCCATCCGTGGGAAATGGGCGCGCGCAAGGCCAAGGAGTTTCTGTTCACCGGAGAGTGGATGAGCGCGGCAGAGGCGCATCGATTGGGCATGATCAACCACCTGGTGCCGCTTGACCAGCTGCAGGAAGCCGCGCTCGCGATGGCGAAGAAGATCGCGACCAAGCCGATGTTCGCCCTGAAGCTGGCAAAGGAATCAGTGAACGCGATGGAAGACGTCCAGGGGCGCACCAACGCGATGCAGACCTCGTTCGCACTCCATCAGCTGGCCCACACCCACAATTTGAAGTTGTTCAACATGCTGATGGATCCCAGCGGCTTGCCCCCCGAAACCGCCAGAACTATCGGTCTGAGCGCGGAGCCGAAACGCTAG